A single window of Archangium gephyra DNA harbors:
- the nudC gene encoding NAD(+) diphosphatase — MSPPRFIPGHEVPARPRDSALLFAAHGLELLVAERDTTVRIPTCAELPELATGAHFLGTLGDVDCYAASFPKDISPPEGMKLVPARGLFNRLDESLFGVAGRALAIAEWDATHRFCGRDGQPTVLVPGERSRRCPACRTPYYPRISPAVIVLITRGDSMLLARNANFPGAFFSTLAGFVDVGESLEETVVREVKEEVGVELKNLRYFGSQPWPFGRSLMLGFTAEYAGGEIQVDGQEIAEAGWFTPDTLPQLPPRMSIARQLIDTFIAQVKARSTPA, encoded by the coding sequence GTGAGCCCTCCCCGATTCATCCCCGGACATGAAGTCCCCGCGCGTCCGCGTGACAGCGCCCTGCTCTTCGCCGCGCACGGCCTGGAGCTGCTCGTCGCCGAGCGCGACACCACCGTGCGCATCCCCACCTGCGCCGAGCTCCCCGAGCTCGCCACGGGGGCACACTTCCTCGGCACCCTCGGGGACGTGGACTGCTATGCCGCCTCCTTCCCCAAGGACATCTCGCCTCCCGAGGGCATGAAGCTCGTCCCCGCCCGCGGCCTCTTCAACCGCCTCGACGAGTCGCTCTTCGGCGTCGCCGGCCGGGCGCTCGCCATCGCCGAGTGGGACGCCACCCACCGCTTCTGCGGACGCGATGGCCAGCCCACGGTGCTCGTCCCCGGCGAGCGCTCGCGCCGCTGCCCCGCCTGCCGCACGCCCTACTACCCGCGCATCTCCCCCGCCGTCATCGTGCTCATCACCCGGGGGGACTCCATGCTGCTCGCGCGCAACGCCAACTTCCCCGGCGCCTTCTTCAGCACCCTGGCTGGCTTCGTCGACGTCGGCGAGTCGCTCGAGGAGACAGTGGTGCGCGAGGTGAAGGAGGAGGTGGGCGTGGAGCTGAAGAACCTCCGCTACTTCGGCAGCCAGCCGTGGCCCTTCGGCCGCTCGCTCATGCTCGGCTTCACCGCCGAGTACGCCGGGGGAGAAATCCAGGTGGACGGCCAGGAGATCGCCGAGGCCGGTTGGTTCACCCCCGATACCCTCCCGCAGCTCCCTCCGCGCATGAGCATCGCCCGGCAGCTCATCGACACCTTCATCGCCCAGGTGAAGGCCCGGAGCACCCCGGCCTGA
- a CDS encoding cupin domain-containing protein — translation MMRTSLLMAVLCVSAGCARVPTVPVRYVVSSAEAPTFRISQGQGTAILLVNEETGARAASMGVLELQGGAGVAPHIHADSVEMLYVEQGEAVMAIEGQMMPVKQGDAVYIPAGVRHSAAIPDNVPSFRAVQVYVGPGPEARFRQGEPVK, via the coding sequence ATGATGCGCACTTCGCTCCTGATGGCTGTGCTGTGTGTCTCCGCTGGCTGTGCCCGCGTCCCCACCGTGCCCGTCCGCTACGTGGTGAGCAGCGCCGAGGCCCCCACCTTCCGCATCTCCCAGGGCCAGGGGACGGCCATCCTGCTCGTCAACGAGGAGACCGGGGCCCGTGCGGCCTCGATGGGAGTGCTGGAGCTTCAAGGGGGTGCCGGAGTGGCCCCCCACATCCACGCGGACAGCGTGGAGATGCTCTACGTGGAGCAGGGGGAGGCGGTGATGGCCATCGAGGGGCAGATGATGCCCGTGAAGCAGGGCGATGCCGTCTACATCCCCGCGGGGGTTCGTCACTCGGCGGCCATTCCCGATAATGTTCCGAGCTTCCGGGCCGTGCAGGTGTACGTGGGCCCCGGCCCCGAGGCGCGCTTCCGTCAGGGTGAGCCCGTGAAGTAA